From the genome of Macrotis lagotis isolate mMagLag1 unplaced genomic scaffold, bilby.v1.9.chrom.fasta BILBYCTG039, whole genome shotgun sequence, one region includes:
- the LOC141504047 gene encoding olfactory receptor 2AJ1-like, producing the protein MRVKKNQTVAGDFILLGLLDPNQYGLFFLSLILFMYMVAIMGNTVLILLIQLDLRLHTPMYVLLKHLSFTDILNISNIVPMMAFNYLSGSKSITFAGCGFQLFFYVSSVGTECLILTIMSYDRYVAICHPLRYPILMNHRISVILAAGCWFGGIVNSISHTTYVMFLPYCGIRTIDHFFCEIPALLQLSCIDTSKYKERIYVSVVFFFLIPFSTILVSYGQILRIVLRMKSIEAQKKAFSTCSSHLAVVAMYYGSVIFTYMRLKSYHTAGQDKAIAISYTILAPMLNPVIYSLRNKDVLCALKKVFSKAISHRKENF; encoded by the coding sequence ATGAGGGTGAAAAAGAATCAGACTGTTGCGGGAGATTTCATTCTATTAGGATTATTGGATCCAAACCAGTATGGATTGTTCTTCTTATCACTTATTCTCTTCATGTATATGGTGGCAATAATGGGAAACACAGTACTGATTCTTCTTATCCAGCTTGACCTCCGGCTCCACACTCCAATGTACGTCCTTCTCAAGCATCTCTCCTTCACAGATATCTTGAACATCTCCAATATTGTTCCCATGATGGCCTTTAACTACTTATCTGGTAGCAAATCCATCACATTTGCAGGGTGTGGGTTCCAGCTCTTTTTCTATGTCAGCTCTGTGGGTACCGAGTGCCTTATTCTCACAATCATGTCCTATGATCGCTATGTAGCCATCTGCCACCCACTGCGTTACCCCATCCTCATGAACCATCGAATCAGTGTCATTCTGGCTGCTGGCTGCTGGTTTGGGGGAATTGTCAACTCTATAAGTCATACAACTTATGTAATGTTTCTCCCATATTGTGGTATAAGAACCATTGACCACTTTTTCTGTGAAATCCCAGCATTGTTACAACTCTCTTGTATTGATAcatcaaaatacaaagaaagaatctATGTGAGTGTTGTCTTCTTCTTCCTAATTCCCTTTTCCACCATCCTTGTCTCATATGGTCAGATCCTCCGAATTGTGCTTCGTATGAAATCTATTGAGGCCCAGAAAAAAGCCTTCTCCACTTGCTCCTCCCACCTGGCAGTGGTTGCCATGTACTATGGTTCAGTTATCTTTACATACATGAGACTAAAGTCCTATCATACAGCAGGTCAGGATAAGGCCATAGCCATCTCATATACCATTCTTGCTCCCATGCTCAACCCTGTCATCTACAGTCTGAGAAATAAAGATGTCTTATGTGCCTTGAAGAAGGTTTTTAGCAAAGCTATTAGTCACAGAAAGGAAAACTTCTAA